The segment ACCCTAACTATCAAATAGTAAATGACGATATACTGAAATTTACATTTCCTAGCCACAATCCATATAAAATATTTGGCAGTATACCTTACAACATAAGCACAAATATAATTCGAAAAATTGTTTTTGAAAGTGCGGCCACAGTAAGTTATTTAATAGTGGAATATGGTTTTGCTAAAAGGTTATTAAATACAAACAAATCACTAGCATTGCTGTTAATGGCAGAGGTAGATATTTCTATATTAGCAAAAATTCCTAGGCATTATTTCCATCCAAAACCTAAAGTGGATAGCACATTAATTGTATTAAAAAGAAAGCCAGCAAAAATGGCATTTAAAGAGAGAGAAAAATATAAAACTTTTGTAATGAAATGGGTTAACAAAGAGTATGGAAAACTGTTTACAAAAAATCAATTTAATAAAGCTTTAAAACATGCGAGAATATATGATTTAAACAATATTAGTTTCGATCAATTTTTATCGTTATTTAATAGTTATAAAATATTTAACGGCTAAAAACAATAAATCACTTGTAACTGTAAATGTTTAATTATAGGTAGGATAGCATAGGTTAAGTGCTATTCTGCCTTTTTAAAGTAAGGTATACGTTCTAGAGAGAGACTGGATATGTTCCTGTCTACCGATAGCCCCAAAAACGCAGTAGATATGTTTCCACAAACAATGGTCAAGCTTGGATATGTTCCCCCAAATGACCCTTGATATAAACAGGGCTTGGGACAATGAATTTGATAGCTATCCTATCCTCTTAACACATGTTGAGACAGTCATGTTACTTACTAGAAAAAAATAATAGTTTTGAAAACATATCAGCCTTAAAATAGTCTATAGTTTAGACTGTGTTTGTATAACAAGAAATCTGAGTAGGCAATTTGATATCAAGGGTTGATAAGTAAGCCTGCTACTAGTACCCTTGCTACAAAGAAACTCTATAGAGTCCAAATAGGGGCCTATTCCATTAAAGCTAATGCTGAAGCTCAACTAGCAAAAGCTAAAAAAGCTGGCTTCACTGATGCTTTTATAAATTGTAGCACCGAGAGAACTAGTGGTTTTTATTGTTCATTGATATTATCAACGGGACTACTATAAATAGTAGATCCATTAGTATTGACAACTCATCAACATCAATACTAAAAGTAATAATCACTTGGTCCCCTTTCAAAGTAAGGAGAGAACTTTTGCAATTGCATAAGTATCACCCCCTTTTTAAAGGCACGTTTCCTACATTAATTATAGCATTTTTATGCTATAATTAAAAGCTTTTTAAAAGCGTAAAACACGATAAATAAGGTATTTTCGCAGGCTACCACCCACCCGCACTGCTCATTTTATAATACAAAAAGTATTATAAAATCATACCTTATTTGTCGTGTTTTTTTATATGCTTTTATTAAGTTTTCTGTTATAAATATTCTTGCTTTGAATCTTTCAAATTTTCGATATCCACATGCGATTGTTTTTAACTTTTTAATCTTTGATATTGTTCCTTCAATTATTCCATTGTTATATGAATGTTCTAGTCCGTTTTCTACATATTCCTGGTGCTTAATGTAAGTAGAAATACATGTTTGTAAATAAGGTGAAACTTGATGATCAATATTATGAATTAATTCTGCTAATCTTTCTTTGTTTTTATATTTTAATGCAAAGATTATTTCTTGATAATATTCATAGTTAATCTTAAATTCACTATTGTTTTCACATAAATACTCAATGATTTCTTTATTAGAAATCCATTGATTTTTAAAATGTCTATTCTTTCTTCTTTTCGTAGAAACATCATTTAATAGTTTTAAAAATAACTTCCAATGATTCTTAAATTTTTTATAATTTTTAGGATCATTTTTCATTACCTGGATTCTAACTTTATTAAAAGCTCTAGTTAAATTTTGAACGATATGGAATCTATCAAAGACAATTGTGACATTAGAGAACGTCTTTTTAATAAGCTCTATATAAGGAGTATACATATCAATAACAATGTATTTAACATTGTCTTTGACCTCTTTAGTATAGTAAGAAAAGTAGTTTTCTAAATGGCAAGTCTGTCTATTTTCAACAACATCAATAATTTCTTTTTTAATACCATCCATCATAATAAAGGCCATATTTCCTTTAGCATCTTTAGTTGCTTTAAATTCATCAAAATGTAGTACTTCTGGTAAGTATGATTTATAAGTTGATTTTCTATGAGCATTTTCAATTGCATCTAAAATTCTCATAACAGAATGAGAAGATACATTAAGTTGTCTAGCTATATATTTCATAGTAACAGTGTCACAAAGTTTATATGTTATGGCATTTTTAGTATAATTAGAGATAAAACAACCTTTATTAACAAGTTTAGTTTCAGGCACAAAAGTTTTACCACATTCAAGACACTTGTATCTTGTTTTCTTTAATCTTAAATAAGTAGTAAACTCAGATACATTAGGTATTTTGATAAGGGAATATTTATAATTATGGATATAAAAACGATTATGATAAGTACCACATTTAGGACAATACTCTTTATCTAGGGTTAAAATGCCTTGATAAACTTTGCAGTTTATACCTTTGATTCTTTCTGTTTTAAGATCTGTAATTGTAATATTATTGTCTTCTATATTTAAAGTTTCTTTTAGTGCTTTATTTAATTGATTATTTTTGTTATTATTATTCATGACAAATACTCCTTTATGATTGTTTTGACGACTTTATTATAACAAGAGTATTTGTCTTTTTTTATTAATAAGATAAAAAAGGATGAAACAACTAATATTGTAATATTAGTTATTCCACCCTATAAATTGTAGCACCTACCAAGGATGAAAACAAGCACCTGGTGATTGACCCAGAGGGCGCAGAAATTGTGAAAAGAATTTACAGAGAATACCTTGAGGGGGCGAGCCTTTTGCAAATAGCAAGAGGATTAGAGGCAGATGGCATTCTTACAGCGGCAGGCAAAGCAAAATGGAGACCAGAAACACTAAAGAAGATATTACAGAATGAAAAGTACATCGGAGATGCCCTCTTGCAAAAGACCTATACGGTAGATTTCCTTTCAAAAAAGCGAGTCAAGAATAACGGCATTGTTCCCCAGTATTATGTGGAGAACAGCCATGAGCCCATCATACCACGTGACCTTTTTATGCAGGTTCAGGAAGAGATGGTGAGAAGGGCGAACATCCGAAGCGGCAAGAGCAGTAAAAAGAGAGTATATAGCAGCAAGTATGCTTTGTCGAGCACAGTTTACTGCGGACAATGCGGCGATATTTACCGCCGGGTACACTGGAATAACCGAGGTTACAAGTCTATTGTTTGGAGATGCGTCAGCCGCTTGGAGGAAAAGGAGTCTGACTGTACATCCCCAACCGTAAATGAGGAAACATTGCAGACAGCGGTTGTAAAAGCTATCAATGAGCTATTAGCCAACAAAGAACCATTCCCCCAGGTACTGCTGAAAACATAGCTACTGTACTTAATGAGGAAAATGATAATGCTACCGATGATATTGATAGCAAATTGGAAGAATTGCAGAAGGAGCTTCTTAAACAAGCAAAGTCAAAGAATGATTATGATGATGTGGCTGATGAGATATACCGTCTTCGGGAGCTGAAGAAAAATGCACTTATAGAGAATGCGGAGCGTGAAGGAAAAAGACAGCGAATCACCGAGATGGCAGATTTTTTGAATGCGCAGTCCTACGAGCTGGAAGAATACGATGAACAGCTTGTTAGGCGTCTTATTGAAAAGGTTACGGTATTTGATGATAAACTCACCATTGAATTCAAATCAGGTGTTGAAATTGATATAGAGATATAAGTCGTCAAATTGATCGCTGCTTGAGGAATAATTTCTTGAGTGGCGTTTTTTCTTTAAATAATTATAAAAAATGAATTGACAAAATGTAAATTAAGGCATATAATATTAACATATTAGTATATGTGCATATGATGACGCGAAATGGAGTGAACCCACTATGAACCAATTAACAAATGTATTTAAAATTTTGTCTGATGAAAATAGACTGAGAATGATTGTGCTTCTTTACCAAGAGGAACTATGTGTTTGCGAACTTAGCGGTATTTTAAATATTCCTCAGCCTAGAATTTCTCAGAATCTTTCTAAGTTAAGAGATCTGAATTTAGTAGATGATGAAAGAAAAGAAAAATTTGTGTTTTATTCATTAAAAAAAGAAAACAAGATACTTACAGATATATTGAAAAATATCATGGAGAATTTGGAAGCTTATCCACAGC is part of the Bacilli bacterium PM5-9 genome and harbors:
- a CDS encoding 23S rRNA (adenine-N6)-dimethyltransferase (product_source=KO:K00561; cath_funfam=3.40.50.150; cog=COG0030; ko=KO:K00561; pfam=PF00398; smart=SM00650; superfamily=53335), whose protein sequence is MNKVNIKDSQNFITSKYHIEKIMNCISLDEKDNIFEIGAGKGHFTVELIKRCNFVTALEIDSKLCEVTRNKLLNYPNYQIVNDDILKFTFPSHNPYKIFGSIPYNISTNIIRKIVFESAATVSYLIVEYGFAKRLLNTNKSLALLLMAEVDISILAKIPRHYFHPKPKVDSTLIVLKRKPAKMAFKEREKYKTFVMKWVNKEYGKLFTKNQFNKALKHARIYDLNNISFDQFLSLFNSYKIFNG
- a CDS encoding ArsR family transcriptional regulator (product_source=KO:K03892; cath_funfam=1.10.10.10; cog=COG0640; ko=KO:K03892; pfam=PF01022; smart=SM00418; superfamily=46785), which encodes MNQLTNVFKILSDENRLRMIVLLYQEELCVCELSGILNIPQPRISQNLSKLRDLNLVDDERKEKFVFYSLKKENKILTDILKNIMENLEAYPQLVVDKDRLKEKETYLNQCCPIND
- a CDS encoding transposase (product_source=KO:K07485; cath_funfam=2.20.20.30; cog=COG3464; ko=KO:K07485; pfam=PF01610,PF14690; smart=SM00440; superfamily=52540,57802) → MNNNNKNNQLNKALKETLNIEDNNITITDLKTERIKGINCKVYQGILTLDKEYCPKCGTYHNRFYIHNYKYSLIKIPNVSEFTTYLRLKKTRYKCLECGKTFVPETKLVNKGCFISNYTKNAITYKLCDTVTMKYIARQLNVSSHSVMRILDAIENAHRKSTYKSYLPEVLHFDEFKATKDAKGNMAFIMMDGIKKEIIDVVENRQTCHLENYFSYYTKEVKDNVKYIVIDMYTPYIELIKKTFSNVTIVFDRFHIVQNLTRAFNKVRIQVMKNDPKNYKKFKNHWKLFLKLLNDVSTKRRKNRHFKNQWISNKEIIEYLCENNSEFKINYEYYQEIIFALKYKNKERLAELIHNIDHQVSPYLQTCISTYIKHQEYVENGLEHSYNNGIIEGTISKIKKLKTIACGYRKFERFKARIFITENLIKAYKKTRQIRYDFIILFVL
- a CDS encoding hypothetical protein (product_source=Hypo-rule applied; cath_funfam=1.10.520.20; superfamily=90257) yields the protein MEELQKELLKQAKSKNDYDDVADEIYRLRELKKNALIENAEREGKRQRITEMADFLNAQSYELEEYDEQLVRRLIEKVTVFDDKLTIEFKSGVEIDIEI
- a CDS encoding hypothetical protein (product_source=Hypo-rule applied; pfam=PF07508,PF13408) codes for the protein MIDPEGAEIVKRIYREYLEGASLLQIARGLEADGILTAAGKAKWRPETLKKILQNEKYIGDALLQKTYTVDFLSKKRVKNNGIVPQYYVENSHEPIIPRDLFMQVQEEMVRRANIRSGKSSKKRVYSSKYALSSTVYCGQCGDIYRRVHWNNRGYKSIVWRCVSRLEEKESDCTSPTVNEETLQTAVVKAINELLANKEPFPQVLLKT